The nucleotide sequence agTGCATAAACTATATATATTCtatcaagaaatacaataagagtGGAAACAAATTGAACTAAAAGTACAAACAACTCTTTATTTTAAAGGGTAGTTTGTCATGAATTTAAAAGAGTTCCATAATAGCAACTTTACAGTGGAAAACAatacattaattaaataaattaatttttgattcaATATTAATAAGCCAAATTGTCACAATGGGAAAAAAAAAAGCTAAGAGAGATTAATAACAAAGAAAATTTATTATTCTTAGGATGATTTACAAGTGATAGGGAGAAAGCTATTTATAGGcatttgatccggcggtaagaatgagggacccacagatggggtcccgtctgagcggaaccagagattacccagccaaatgtttgagtttccgacgccaaagcagaagaaccggagcTGAGTGgtcgagcggaggtgtccgctcggccgaggacagaatggccgagcggaggtgtccgctcggccggaatcgtggcgagggaacagtggttagtcgagcggcctattcgcttggCTCGGGATATgctatgtcagcaaaggcatgatgattagactgtacgcaagatggcactattaaaggccccaccatcacgtcacggaaaggttgatacagtagcagtatggtcttatggatgcccttctgacaggcccacacctaggcatggtcgaaagcaggtgattgcttcgattggtgtgctcaggctccttcgagaggtctatataaggcctccacttcttcaaccggaggtacacacaAGTCTACATTctctaagccactttcttattccttcgcctgacttgagcgtcggagggccgtcgtcgggataccccccccccggctcggttttgttgcaggttcgccggagcactcgaggatccaacaggaagtgccacatccccagcgtccgttgactcctggttcggacaggatcagcatcCTCCTCCCAAATCAATGAACAATTGAGATCAGTTTTATCTAACTGTGTCCATTTCATCGAGATAAACAAGACTTATTCTATCACAAGTCAATCCCCTCAAGTAAAAAAATGTACAATATCAATAAATCCATGAGAGAGTATTTATAAAATAGCACCATTGAGTCTGATTCCGGTTATGAAATCAATTTCTATAATTGTAAAACTCAGGTAAGATATACAAGAATAGACTATTCTCCAAACAAGAATCTCCCTTGGGCTTAAAGTAGGTGGTTTAGGACAAACTACATTATGTCTTTACTTCATTCAATCGTCTcgatttaatttataattattatttttacatcagcttaaatttaatttaaccacACTCCACTCATATTAAGAAAGATGtatacaaaatgtgttagttgaAAGAAGGGGAAGGGTTCTTCAAGATGAGTGTGGATCCTTTAATCTGCAAAATGTAGATTAGAGGATGAACCACTGTTCATTATTGGTGGAGAGTGATGACTCCTATTTATTTTACACGTGGAGTCATCGCTTTCTAGCATTATGACCCATCTTCTGATCCGCATTTTATGAGCGGAATGCTTCGAGAGTGCTTATAATTCCTTGATTCTTCTTGCAGGGTTAATTAATCAAAACACCATCAACTTGAACTGTTCAGAAATAGAAATACAGAGAAACCCTAATTATTACTTGTGCATGCTTTTCCACTGGTCGACCGGCGATTGCAGAGGTGATCACTTGGTGAAGCAGTTGCCGGCGGGGGTGTGGCCGGCGAAGAGGGCGACGTGGCCCATGAGCTTGTCCTTGCGGGAGAAGCTGGTGCCGCAGGAGCACATCCACTTGAGGTCGCCGCAGTGCTTCTCGTGCGTGCGCAGGTCCGACAGCACGGCGAACTGCTTGCAGTTGCACCGGTTGCAGACGTACATCTTCGGGCAGTGGCTCCGCTTGTAGTGGTTCTTCACGCAGATCATCGACTTCAGCGGCTGGAACTTGGCGTGCTTCCGGTTCCACCGGCAACCTTCCTGCGGGCAAGAGTACTTTATCATCTGTCCTGCTCCAGCCGCCGCCGCCGGAGACGGCGGTGGCTCCTTCGCCGGGTTGGACAGCGCCGCGTGGCTCTTGTACTCGTCGCCGTGCGCCCTCATGTGCATCCTCAGGTTCGCCTCGCGCTTGAACCCCTTCCCGCAGATGTGGCAGTAGTGCGTGTACTTGGCCAGCAAGTCCGCCGCCTCCACCTCCACTATCTCCCACGCCGCCTTCTCCTCGCCGCCGTCTTCCATGGACTCGAAGATTAGAGTTTCCAGAGTCGCATTAGAGCAAGTATAGTTCTCAGGAGCAGCAGCGGCCGCAGCCGCAGCCATCGCCGGCGGCGACGATACCACCTCGTTCTTGGAGGGCTCCGGCGGCAAGGCAGCCTCCAAGTGCTGAAACGCGTGCAGGATGGAGGAGGCGGCGTCGACGATTTCTTGAACCAGGTCGCGCGCGTCGGAGGCCACCATGGCGAGGCCCCCGCAGGCGGTGGCTCCGTCGTGAAGGTTCTCCGGCTCGACGACGAGGCTGACGAGGGACTGCACTTGcttgaccttctccttgagcaccGCGGTGTTGTACAGCAGCTGCGCCTGCGCGTTGCCACCGGATTCCGTCGGCAAGGCGGCGCCGCCGCCGGAGCCGACAACTGAGGGATGAAAGAACAAGTCCTCCACGCCTTCGAACATGTGCATGAGCCCATACAGGGGATCATCCTGCCGGTAAAAAGCCACCATGACGCCGAGATCGAGGTGACTGTTGATCAAGATCGAGAGATTTTGGTGGTTCTGAGGATGGAGATCGGAGAGGAGAGAAGAGGGATTTGgattaaagaaatgaataagaAAAAATGTTGATTAATTAAGTAATGAAGTCAACTTGAGAAGCACTTGAGAACATCCCTACTTGAACCTCCCTCAAGTGAAACCAATCCCAAATGGAGACTCCACTTAATCTACTATAATATTTTCACATCTTCATATCTCTTCATAATATCTATTTATCACCTTCAACTAGTTCCTTTTTTTTCTCACTGATACGGGAAATAATAAATGATCCTAGTATTATGGCAGAGATGATAGTTGATACGGTACATAATAATAAGGTATATCATCAGAAGTCAAAGAGATGTGACGGTCAAAAATTAAAAGAATGTAACAGTCAACagtaagggtgcgtttggttcaagtcatcatgtataactttggttatgtgattatcaggtaatcacataaccaaggttatagggaacaaaacataatcaaatgttgtttggttcaacttaggtaatgcaacaaaaacttgtttgtttgaaagttttaatgaataccctagtttaacattttaccgtattaccctcagttacaaaaccaactatacataatattattattattatttatttattttttaatatttttttacttttctttttcctgtatatttttttacttttgtatgtgtttttttattttttaatgtttttatatttttatattatttatatttatatttttttacattttttattttttaaattttatttatttattttattttaatttttttttaaaatttttttaaatttttgaaatttttaaaaaaatttaaatttttataattttttaaaattttaaattttttaatttttttaacatttttaaaaattttattttttattttaaattttttttatttttttaaattatttatttaaaaaaaataaatttttaaattttttaaaacatttttttattttttttacatttttaaatatttttttacattttttctcttttttttcatgttttttcttatcgaagggtatttttggtaaaaaaaattcgttaaccccggaatcaacaaaaaccttagttttctgaggttttccgattccgggttgcatgacccttttgctgacgtgtcggacatggaacattacttggaaatcatcgaatacctaaaccaaacaaggtttttgttgataaccttggatggataaccaaggttatcaagaataaccctgaaccaaacgcaccctaaggagGATTTGGCAGTCAACAGTCAGGATGACGTGGCAGTCAGTAGTTAGGAAAAGAAGAGATAGGACCGTCTAGTGTCGTCAGACGCATAATACCCGGTCGACTGCTTACAGATCAAGATCCCAGATCTGGATCAGGATGTGCAATCGGGGTGAGACCTGACAAGCTCTAACTAGTCAGGTTTTCACAGCTCGATTATTTCCAAGTCTAGTTCTCTTAGTAGGCCAACTCCCGATTATACTGAGCTGCTCTAGTCATACCCAGGCGAGACAGAAGACGCTACACAATaacaaggtcagggaatcgtCCTGATCATACTGAGCTGCCCTAGTCATATCCGGGCAGGACAGAAGACGCTACACGACAATAAGGTCAAGGAATCACAATCGTctatcagagaataactgctgcatgtcagggaatattccaatagtCTACAGTCATTTGCGATTGGAACCTTCTTCCAATCCACAAAAGGGTGTCACGCGTCCTCCATCACCAGACATGTCCTGACACCCAACATTCCATGACATCGATCAGGCTCCATAGGTacacactgtcatataaaaagggaggtattctcccttgagcaggtacaCTCTCTCGTACAttcacacttgtcttctacttttctttttccttcgtacactgttcttctagggaaaaagaatctaacttgagcgtcggagggcctgcttCGGGGACTTTTTCCTTAGTTTCTGGCTTCTAACGTTCCGTGTGTTTGTCTGAGTGCGCACAGAGCTCAAGTACCGCCGACTTAATTATTGTCGTCCTTCAACGCCACGTGGGGGTTCGTTCTCCGGGGCACGTACGATAAGGGTGTCGTAGTCGCCTCTCCATCAACACCAGCGACAGCTCAACCGGCCTTCGTCTGGCTTAGATTCCGGACAGGATTAATTTGGCACTGTCTGTGGGAACttccttcacctgttctggagcgtgaagatggaggagaccGGGAGAATCAATGTGACCATGACGGCAGGGGGATACGAActgttcaaggaggccaagaggtgGGCAGCTTACAAAAAATAGACCACTGCTTTGCGACCGTACAAGATGCCTGCAATTTCCAAGCACCCTACTCACATCTCGGATAGATGATCTAAGAGGAAATAGCCCGAGGAGTTCCCCCCCAACCTTCTATCGGGAACCTGGCCCGGACCATTACCACAAGGATCCTGACTGTTATAATAAGGAAGAGCAACCGCAGGCCTCCATGGCTGAAAGTTCCCCGCCCAATGACTCAAAGAAAGGGGAGGCCATAATCTTCAGGGAGGAGCCCCGGGGGGAGGAGCAAGTGTccttctctctaagggtactcGAGGAGAAGCTAGAGAAGGGGTACAAGCCCCCAACTATAGGAGAATATGAGGGTAGCAAGGATCCAAAGGATCATCTCCGAAAATTTCAGAACGTTGCGTTGTTGCACCAATACAGCGACACCATCAAGTGTCGAGTGTTCTTGAACACTCTGTCCGGTTCAACACaaaatggttcgatggattgccgaaTGGGTCCAGCGCTTGCTTCCATGACTTCAAGATTGTTTTCTTGGGTCATTTCACCAGCAGTAGGAAGTATTAGAGGACAGATCACTATCTCTTCGCCTCAAGTAAGGGTTTATCGAGCCCTTGAGAAGTTATatcaaacgcttcaaccaggtaacCTAAAACTTCCCGTCCGCTACCTCTGAAATAttaatgagcgccttctcccatgaTTTGGtagaaggggagttcttccgagCTCTTATCCGAGAGCTCATGAAGAACTTCGATGAGATGCTAGGGAAGGCCGCCAgttacatcaatgtggaagaaacCCAGGCGGCTCGGCGGAAAGCGGACAAAGTGCCTGCTCCAGCCAACAAATCGGAGAAGAGGCCACCCCAACCGCCAGCTCAGCCTCTTCCATGCGCCTAGGATGCACGACCACAATTCCCGCCCGGTCAGGATTCCAGGATGGCCCAACGTGTGGCAGCTATCCAAGCCCCAAGGCCCGATCAGTGGGAACCATGTTATTGTACTTACCACAGGTCCCACACTCATGCCACTAGGGACTGCTTCCAGTTCGCCCGTGACTCGCGGCGCGCTGCTGAACTAAACTTGCCTCCACCTGAGATTGCGCCCAAACTTCAGAGGTTGATGGCTAGCCAGCA is from Zingiber officinale cultivar Zhangliang chromosome 7B, Zo_v1.1, whole genome shotgun sequence and encodes:
- the LOC122004095 gene encoding protein SENSITIVE TO PROTON RHIZOTOXICITY 2-like translates to MVAFYRQDDPLYGLMHMFEGVEDLFFHPSVVGSGGGAALPTESGGNAQAQLLYNTAVLKEKVKQVQSLVSLVVEPENLHDGATACGGLAMVASDARDLVQEIVDAASSILHAFQHLEAALPPEPSKNEVVSSPPAMAAAAAAAAPENYTCSNATLETLIFESMEDGGEEKAAWEIVEVEAADLLAKYTHYCHICGKGFKREANLRMHMRAHGDEYKSHAALSNPAKEPPPSPAAAAGAGQMIKYSCPQEGCRWNRKHAKFQPLKSMICVKNHYKRSHCPKMYVCNRCNCKQFAVLSDLRTHEKHCGDLKWMCSCGTSFSRKDKLMGHVALFAGHTPAGNCFTK